DNA sequence from the Thermoanaerobaculia bacterium genome:
GCCACCGTCAACGCGGTTCACGGCGGGGGCGAGAAGCCGGGGGGCGGCGGCTACGGAAAGCCCGAGAATCACGAGCCGATGCGCAAGGGTGGACGCGAGGGCGGGCGCCGATGACGACGGAGCGCCAGAAGAGCGCCGCGCGCCGGAACGTCAGGAAGGCGGCGGCAGCGGCCCGGCGCAAGAAGACGATCGCGCATCTTCCCGCGAAGACGCGGACCGCCCTCGGAAAGAAAGGGGCGAGCCGCGCCCGCGCGAAGAAGAAGTAGTCCTTCGGAAGCGCGCTAGCGCGACGGCGGATAGGCGGCGAACATCCGGGCGACCGTGTCCCGCGTCACCTGTTCCTTTTCTTCGGGCGACGCCATGAGATCGAGCACCCGGCGGGCCGTGCCGCGCCAGACGAGCTCGTTCCGTCCGGCGTCGACCAGATCGACGACGAGCGTTCCGATCGGAATTTCTTCGCGAGCCGTCTGGACGCCCGTCTGCCAGCGTCCGGGACCGTACCCGTAGCCGGTCGTCTCGTACTCCACCTGCTTGGTCAGGCGCGCGTGCATCGACACGAGAAGATCGGGATGGTCGCTCTTCGCCAGCCCCTTGGCGGCGAGCTGCGCGTCGATCGCCGACGTGAGACGTTTCTCGACGATGGCGTTGCCGATCGGCTCCTCGCCCGGAATCCAGCCGTACGTCCGGTATCGCGAAAAATCGGTCGATCGGTCGTAGTCGGCTGAAGTCGTCACCGATGCGCAGCCGCCCAGAGCGATGACGACCGCGCCGAGGAGTACCGCGAGGGGTCGGAACTTCATGGAGGGCCTCCTTCCGTCGTCCGGACGAGAGAAATACGCAGAATCCGCCGGGAAGGTTACCGCGGTCTTCCCGCGGTCCTCAGAAATCGAGCAGAAAGGGCGCCGCGAGGAGCGCGCCGCCGATCAGACACAGCCAGAGCGTGCCGGTCACCAGGTACGGATAGATGCAGAGCGCGATGCCGGAAAGCATCGCCGCGAAGCGGCCCTCGCGTTTCCCGTAGACGAAATATCCGACCCCGATCGCGCCCGCGACGAGACCGATG
Encoded proteins:
- a CDS encoding DUF4136 domain-containing protein; translation: MKFRPLAVLLGAVVIALGGCASVTTSADYDRSTDFSRYRTYGWIPGEEPIGNAIVEKRLTSAIDAQLAAKGLAKSDHPDLLVSMHARLTKQVEYETTGYGYGPGRWQTGVQTAREEIPIGTLVVDLVDAGRNELVWRGTARRVLDLMASPEEKEQVTRDTVARMFAAYPPSR